Proteins encoded in a region of the Bradyrhizobium sp. CB3481 genome:
- a CDS encoding ABC transporter ATP-binding protein — protein sequence MAGEISDAIIRVRDITVQFGKTRVLDGLNLDVKRGEILGFVGPSGAGKSVLTRTIIGLVPKIAGRIEVFGVDLDAASSAERRGVERRWGILFQQGALFSSLTVRQNIQFPVREYLKVSQRLLDEIMVAKLGMVGLRPEVADRYPSELSGGMIKRVALARALALDPELVFLDEPTSGLDPIGAGDFDELVRTLQRTLGLTVFMVTHDLDSLYTACDRIAVLGNGKIIAAGSIADMQASQHPWLKQYFHGKRARAVMG from the coding sequence ATGGCGGGTGAGATTTCCGACGCCATCATCCGTGTCAGGGACATCACCGTGCAGTTCGGCAAGACGCGGGTGCTTGACGGGCTCAATCTTGACGTCAAGCGCGGCGAAATTCTCGGCTTTGTCGGTCCATCCGGCGCTGGCAAGTCGGTGCTGACGCGTACCATCATCGGGCTCGTGCCCAAGATCGCCGGACGCATCGAGGTGTTCGGCGTCGATCTCGATGCGGCAAGCAGCGCGGAACGGCGCGGCGTCGAGCGCCGCTGGGGCATCCTGTTTCAGCAGGGCGCGTTGTTCTCCTCGCTCACGGTGCGGCAGAACATCCAGTTTCCGGTGCGCGAATATCTCAAGGTCTCGCAGCGGCTGCTCGACGAGATCATGGTCGCCAAGCTCGGCATGGTCGGCCTGCGGCCCGAAGTCGCGGACCGCTATCCGTCCGAGCTCTCGGGCGGCATGATCAAGCGCGTCGCGCTGGCGCGTGCGCTCGCCCTCGATCCCGAGCTGGTATTTCTGGACGAGCCGACCTCGGGGCTGGATCCGATCGGCGCCGGGGATTTCGACGAGCTGGTGCGCACCCTGCAGCGCACTTTGGGCCTGACGGTTTTCATGGTAACCCATGATCTCGACAGCCTTTATACGGCCTGCGACCGTATCGCGGTTTTAGGGAACGGTAAGATCATTGCAGCAGGTTCGATTGCGGACATGCAGGCCTCGCAGCACCCCTGGCTGAAGCAATATTTTCACGGCAAGCGCGCCCGCGCGGTGATGGGCTAA
- a CDS encoding EAL domain-containing protein: MNLTSRAWDLLAVGECTTPHGRALVSEQFRILTNQIPILYAVILLDAVSVGFVLPSSVDPWLRFAVPGVLLTVSVIRMIQWIRMRGVQLSPEDSYRFLARMRILSAALPAGFLIWTLALIEAVDPALRAPISLLVFMGCIGAAYCLGIFPAASRLCLFIAGLPLALRLLASGEPLLVCIGINLGLLLVLFVRMINTNFGNFVRLIETQAKVAEEAERARAAHTYLTEALDVVPEGLAIFDKDDRLVLWNRQYPRLYASNATAIVHGARFEDILRAGLKHQQYADAVGREEEWLGQRMARHTMPQSSHEQQLPGDKWARIEERRTADGGSIGIRIDITDLKRSEASFRLLFEENPLPMWVADAATRRLLAVNAAMCRHYGYPREELLSMSEHDLGAYGRSVAQPARSPQESVIHKTSRGDRIEVLIESRPLPYQGKAGLVSVAFDVTERNRAEQQIRYLASHDLLTDLPNRAAFDARLSMLMQHSAEAGASFAVLCIDLDRFKEVNDLFGHSTGDAVLREAGRRLRQACQDAYLARVGGDEFIAITEQVPLPGAAELVASRMREALRHPIEVDGRALDIDLSIGVALYPRDGDNAASVLANADAALYRAKKEGRGVTRIFTRAMDRQLRDRRAMEHDLRSAVENNELYLEFQPQRHRDGKICGFEALVRWQHPLRGLVMPGDFIPVAEESGSIAKIDEWVLMEACRHAASWDETVRMAVNVSAAQFRRENLEHQVRRALRESGLSPSRLELEITEGVLIEDISRASQTLKSLKSLGVMIALDDFGTGYSSLSYLQAFPLDRIKIDRSFVAALGSSARSLSIVRAVIGLAHGLNVPVLAEGVETNEQLAILMRERCDDMQGYLIGRPHRAELYAEHMKTDGGSRLKTAS; the protein is encoded by the coding sequence CCGTGATCCTGCTCGACGCCGTCAGCGTCGGCTTTGTCCTGCCCTCGTCTGTCGATCCTTGGCTGAGATTTGCGGTGCCCGGGGTGCTTCTGACCGTCAGCGTCATCCGGATGATCCAGTGGATCAGGATGCGCGGGGTGCAGCTCTCACCGGAAGATTCCTATCGCTTTTTGGCGCGGATGCGGATTCTTTCCGCCGCCCTGCCCGCAGGCTTTCTGATCTGGACCTTGGCGCTGATCGAAGCCGTGGATCCCGCGCTTCGCGCGCCGATCTCGCTTCTCGTCTTCATGGGCTGCATCGGCGCCGCTTATTGTCTCGGCATCTTCCCGGCCGCGTCGCGCTTGTGTTTGTTCATTGCGGGGCTGCCGCTCGCACTGCGCCTGCTCGCGTCCGGCGAGCCGCTTCTGGTTTGCATCGGCATCAACCTCGGCCTGCTGCTGGTGCTGTTCGTCCGGATGATCAACACGAATTTCGGCAATTTCGTCCGCCTGATCGAAACCCAGGCCAAGGTTGCCGAGGAGGCCGAGCGGGCCCGTGCTGCGCACACCTATCTGACGGAAGCGCTGGATGTCGTGCCCGAAGGCCTGGCGATCTTCGACAAGGATGACCGGCTGGTGCTGTGGAACCGGCAATATCCGAGGCTCTATGCTTCGAACGCGACCGCCATCGTTCACGGCGCGCGCTTCGAGGACATTCTTCGTGCCGGCCTCAAGCATCAGCAATATGCCGATGCGGTCGGACGGGAGGAGGAATGGCTGGGGCAGCGCATGGCGCGCCACACCATGCCGCAAAGCTCCCACGAGCAGCAATTGCCGGGCGACAAATGGGCGCGCATCGAGGAGCGCCGCACCGCCGACGGCGGCAGCATCGGAATCCGCATCGACATCACCGACCTGAAACGCAGCGAAGCCTCGTTCCGCCTGCTGTTCGAAGAAAACCCGCTGCCGATGTGGGTGGCCGATGCGGCGACGCGGCGGCTGCTGGCGGTCAACGCCGCGATGTGCCGCCATTACGGCTATCCGCGCGAGGAGCTGCTTTCGATGTCCGAGCATGATCTCGGCGCGTACGGCCGCTCCGTGGCGCAGCCAGCCCGGTCACCGCAGGAATCCGTGATCCACAAGACGTCCCGCGGCGATCGAATCGAGGTCCTGATTGAATCGCGGCCGCTGCCGTATCAAGGCAAAGCCGGGCTTGTTTCGGTGGCGTTCGACGTCACCGAGCGCAACCGCGCCGAGCAGCAGATCCGCTACCTGGCCTCGCACGATCTCCTGACCGATCTGCCCAACCGCGCCGCGTTCGACGCGCGTCTCTCGATGCTGATGCAGCATTCGGCCGAGGCCGGCGCCAGCTTCGCCGTGCTTTGCATCGATCTGGATCGCTTCAAGGAAGTCAACGACCTGTTCGGGCATTCCACCGGCGACGCCGTGCTGCGGGAAGCCGGCCGGCGGCTGCGCCAGGCCTGCCAGGACGCCTACCTCGCGCGCGTGGGCGGCGACGAATTCATCGCCATCACCGAGCAGGTGCCCCTGCCCGGCGCCGCCGAGCTGGTGGCCAGCCGAATGCGCGAGGCCTTGAGGCACCCGATCGAAGTCGACGGCCGCGCGCTCGATATCGACCTCAGCATCGGCGTGGCGCTCTACCCCCGCGATGGCGACAATGCCGCCTCGGTGCTGGCCAACGCGGATGCGGCGCTCTACCGCGCCAAGAAGGAAGGGCGCGGCGTGACGCGGATCTTTACCCGCGCGATGGACCGGCAGTTGCGGGATCGCCGCGCCATGGAGCACGATCTGCGTTCGGCCGTCGAGAACAACGAGCTGTATCTGGAGTTTCAGCCGCAACGTCATCGCGACGGCAAGATATGCGGGTTCGAGGCGCTGGTGCGCTGGCAGCATCCGCTGCGCGGCCTGGTGATGCCCGGCGACTTCATCCCGGTCGCCGAGGAAAGCGGCTCGATCGCGAAAATCGACGAATGGGTTTTGATGGAAGCGTGCCGGCACGCCGCATCGTGGGACGAGACCGTGCGCATGGCGGTGAACGTCTCAGCCGCCCAGTTCCGCCGGGAAAATCTCGAGCATCAGGTTCGCAGGGCGCTACGCGAGAGCGGCCTGTCGCCGTCCCGGCTCGAACTGGAGATCACCGAAGGCGTCCTGATCGAGGACATCTCGCGCGCCAGCCAGACCCTGAAATCCCTCAAATCGCTCGGCGTCATGATCGCGCTCGACGATTTCGGCACCGGCTACTCGTCATTGTCCTATCTGCAGGCGTTCCCGCTCGACCGCATCAAGATCGACCGCTCCTTCGTCGCGGCGCTGGGCTCCAGCGCCCGCTCGCTGTCGATCGTGCGCGCCGTGATCGGGCTTGCCCACGGACTCAACGTTCCGGTTCTGGCCGAGGGCGTCGAAACCAATGAACAGCTCGCGATATTGATGCGCGAGCGATGCGACGACATGCAGGGCTATCTGATCGGACGCCCGCACCGGGCCGAGCTGTATGCCGAGCACATGAAGACCGACGGCGGCTCGCGCCTCAAGACGGCGAGCTGA
- a CDS encoding MlaD family protein: METRANYVLIGAFTLAVIAAAFGFVLWFQSLHTTKLRSPIRIVFEGPASGLRNGGSVNFNGIRIGEVVSVKLDNPRRVVALAMVENSAPIRKDTLVGLEFQGLTGVAAISLKGGEENAAAVPLDEDGVPMLTADPSALQDVTESIRATLQNVNRLVAENQESVKNSLRNLETFTGALARNSEKIDNVMLRVDGVMGKADSLMLGLNTIAGGAAGGELNLMVKSIRDLAEDFDKRSGALMADGRRTLSDISRAVNNFDRNPSRVIFGGSNNPPPVEATAATPPRGANASAPPKPPNGQKRQ; this comes from the coding sequence ATGGAAACGCGGGCGAATTACGTCCTGATCGGGGCCTTCACGTTGGCGGTGATCGCCGCCGCGTTCGGCTTTGTGCTGTGGTTTCAGAGCCTGCATACCACCAAGCTGCGCAGCCCGATCCGCATCGTCTTCGAAGGGCCGGCATCGGGCCTGCGCAACGGCGGCAGCGTCAACTTTAACGGTATCAGAATAGGGGAGGTTGTCTCGGTCAAGCTCGACAACCCACGGCGGGTGGTCGCGCTGGCGATGGTCGAGAACAGCGCGCCGATCCGCAAGGACACGCTCGTCGGCCTCGAATTCCAGGGCCTGACCGGCGTTGCGGCGATCTCACTGAAGGGCGGCGAGGAAAACGCAGCTGCCGTACCGCTCGACGAGGACGGCGTGCCGATGCTAACCGCCGACCCGAGCGCGCTGCAGGACGTGACAGAATCCATCCGCGCCACGCTGCAGAACGTCAACCGGCTGGTTGCCGAGAATCAGGAATCGGTGAAGAACTCGCTGCGAAATCTCGAGACCTTCACGGGAGCGCTGGCGCGCAACTCCGAAAAGATCGACAACGTGATGCTCAGGGTCGACGGTGTGATGGGCAAGGCCGACAGCCTGATGCTCGGGCTGAACACGATCGCCGGCGGCGCCGCCGGCGGCGAATTGAATCTCATGGTTAAGTCGATCCGCGACCTGGCCGAGGATTTCGACAAACGGTCGGGCGCGCTGATGGCCGATGGCCGCCGCACCCTGTCCGACATCAGCCGCGCCGTGAACAATTTTGACCGCAACCCGAGCCGCGTGATCTTCGGCGGCAGCAACAACCCTCCACCGGTCGAGGCAACGGCTGCGACCCCGCCCAGGGGCGCGAACGCATCGGCGCCGCCGAAGCCGCCGAACGGTCAGAAGCGGCAGTAG